The genomic region CCGTACCCTGGATTTCCGGAGATCTTAAACAAGGCCCGAGCGGTATACATCATCTCGCCGCCCAAAAAGCGGGTATTGTAGTTGTAAGTCCGCGTGATGCCGGAGGGCTGGGCGCCGGGTGTGCCGGTGGGTGCGAGGACCGTCTGGCTGACCGATGTCCCGTCGCGGGCGAGGTTGGCACCAGCTCCGTTCCAAATACCGACGGCATAGTTGAATCGGTATTGATCTTCATCGCTGAGGATCGAAATACCGACATCGCGATTGCTGATGAGATTGGCGGCGAACATGTTTTGCACAATCATATTGTCCGCGAATGTCGAGGTCGCAATGGAGGCGATCTGCGATCGATTGAACCAGACGCGCTGTTGGCCGACCTGTGCCGTCAGCCAAGGGATGTGCCATGACGCAATATAGGCATCCAGCAGTTTGGCCCGTCCGCTTCCCCCCTCTTGATCCGAGGTGAATTGATCGAGTCCCCAGGAGAAGTTGTAGCGAAGGTCCGGATCGAACGCGTAACCGAGGAATTGCAGGCGTGCGCGGGGAACACTGAACGCACTTCTATCGCTCTGATGCCGGACGGCCCGATATTCAACCTGCCCTCCGAGAATTTCCGGGTTCCGGGAATCGCCCACCGTGCCCCAGGCAGAATTGTACGTGCTATAGCTATATCGCACTTGGGTCAAGAGCCGGAGCTTCAGGAAAAACTTCTCTCCGACTCGAATGTTGAGACCGTTATTGACATCGATGCTATAATTGGGTTTCGAGAGGCGTTCCTTGTTTTCGATTACCCGTAGGCCCTTGTCGTACTCCTCTTGGGTGATCAACCCCTTTTGATACAGGTACTTGAGGCCTGGATCTTCGCCGGAGTAGTACTCCCACTTGCCGTCCTTCTTCACCAACTGACCTTCCTCCACCGCCGTTGCCGGTTGCGGACTCACCAGCCAGAGCAGGCTGATGATAAAAAGGACCAAACCAGAAAGTCTCATGTCGTTTCCTCCGTGACATGGGAACTTCCGGTGGTCCGGTCAGCCCGCCGTTAAAATTGATCAGCTGTTACGTTCAAAACGTCCGGTTGTCCGGACGTTGTTTACTCCTTGAGTTCAGTACAGATGGAAACGTCTGCGCCGGCGACCGTTGTGCGGATGCCTTTCATCGGGAAAGGTCGGCATCGAAGCGCGTTTTTTCTTTGCGCTCGATCTGGACCACTTTGGAGTCGTGAACGATAATCTCCACTGAGCCGAAGCGGATTCCCTTCAGCGCATGAATGATCGCTTGCTCGACCTGCCGATGTACATTGTGGTCCGATAGTTCAGTGCTGTTGCTGAGCGACCGCATATACCCTCCATCTAGATTCACTGACGTGCAATACGTAATCTAATTCCTATGAATCCGATCGGGATTAAGTTTTCATAGGTATAAATTAACTTGGTCTATTTTGTCAACAATTAATTTTATGATCTGATCTACGAGGCAATTCGGCTATGTGGAACTATTCATCTGCCGTGATGAAGTATCAAAAAACTGGTGATTTGTATCCAGTATACTTGACACTAATAAAGTATTATTGCTATATCGCCCCGGCATGGGGATCAAACACCGAGCTGAGTCTGTCGACCATTTTCGAAATGAGCTAAAAAACCTGCGGAACGCGCGTGGCCTGTCGCAGGGTGAGCTGGCCTCGAGAGCCGGCATCACGCGTCAAGCTGTTTCATCGATCGAATCCAACCTCTACTTACCCACCACCGCTGTCGCTCTTCGGCTTGCCGCGGCTCTTTCCTGTCGGGTTGAAGAGCTGTTTTCCTTGATCCGACCGGTCGAACGAATCCAAGGCACCCTGGTGGGAAGAGTTCCAGAACGAGATCCCTCACGTCCGCCGGTTCGCGTCAAGGTTGCCCAGGTAGGTTCTCGCATCGTCGTGCGTCCGGTCATGGGACTGGGCGACGTGCTCTCGTGTGCCGTGGGGGCAGATGGGTATCTGACGGAGCCGGCTTCCTACAGCGATGGGTCAACTGTAGAGGTGATGCTCTCCCGGGACCGCCAGGCCGTCGAGCAGGAAATTTCGGTCGCCGGCTGCGATCCCGCAATCTTTCTGGCGGGCGAACATATGAGGAGGCGGAAGGATCAGACCTCGGTCGTCGGCTGGACGATGGGCAGTATGGCGGCGCTTCGGTCGTTGCAACGAGGGGAAGTTCACGTCGCCGGTCTACATCTGTTTGATCCCGCGACCGGAGAATCCAATCTTCCTTTCGTCAGGCGAGCATTGAAGGGCTCCGCCTACGATGTCGTGACTTTCGCGACATGGGAGGAAGGTTTGCTGGTTCGCAAAGGAAATCCCAAGTCGATCCGCACGGCGGCGGACCTTGCCGAGCCGACCGTGACCCTTTTGAATCGGGAAGAGGGAGCGGGGGCTCGTCTGCTGCTCGATCGGCAATTGCGTGAGGCGGGGATAGATCCTGCACGCGTGCGTGGTTACGACCGGATCGCGTCCTCTCACTTCGAAGTCGCTCGGGCGATTGCCGGACAGCAGGCTGACGTCGGGATTGGTATTCGAGCGGCGGCGCAATATTTCGAACTGGATTTCGTGCCGCTCCAATCGGCGCGCTACGACCTGGTGGTCCCCAAAGCGTATCTCACGTCCCATCCGACTCTGGCCCATCTTTTCGAGACCATCGTGAGTCGTCAGTTCCGAAACGAGATCGAAGCGCTCGGCGGCTATGACACGACCCAAACCGGAACGATGCATGTCTTGCGAGGATAAATGACGTCAATGTGGGAGATCGTGAGATGAATTTGAAACACATCATAGTCCTTGCCGGCGTGCTCGCCTCGGGTTTTGCGACATCAGGGCATACATTTGAACAATTTGTGATAGCCGCATCGCCGAGTATGCGTCTTCCCGTGGAAGCCCTTGGGCGGCAGTTTGAAGCGGCGCATCCAGACGTACGCGTGCGGCTGCATCTGGATTCCGGTCTTGATCTTCGCCGGACCATTGCCGGGATGGAGAACAGCACGAAAGGAAAATACTTCATCGGTTCGGGGCCTATTCACCTCGTGGCGCCCGGAGGCGATGAATTGATCACCCGGTTGGAGCAAAAGTACTACGTGCTGCCAGGCACCCGGCGAGTTTACGCCGAAGAACGGCTTGTCATGGTTGTGCCGGAATCTTTGGTCGATGCTCCGGCGTCCTTTGAGGCTTTGAAAACCGCCGGCAGGCTGCGAATCGCCGTGGGAGATTCAGAAAAAACGACGCTTGGCCAAAAGACCCAGCAATTACTGACGGCACTGGGCGTCTGGGACGACGTCAAGGAACGGCTCGATGAAGCAGCCGATACGCGTGCCGTCATCGACCACGTGCTGAACGGCCAGGCCGATGTCGGAATTGTGTTCGGTCCGGACGCAGCCCGAGAGAATCAACGATTGCGAGTCGTCGCCGAAGCCGAACGCAACCTTGTTGCTCCGGTGCTCCATTCCATGGCGATGGAACGCTATTGCCCCAATCGGGCGCTGTGCGGTGAATTCCTCGAATTCATTCAGTCGCCCCAGGCGCAGGACACGCTCAAAGGTCTGGGTTACGTCTCGCCTGTCCGAGTACCGTCAAGTCACGCCCGTTAATAATCCAAAGTTAGAGAAGTCGCTATGTTGACTCAGGAGGAGGACGTCATGTCACCGGAGAATCGGGGAAAGCATCTCAAACGTTGGAGCGGTGTGGTCGCCTGGGCGCTGTTTGTCGCGATCGTTGCAACAGGGTGTGCGCGGCTTCCGTACACGACGAAGGTCGTGCAGGAGAACCGGCGCGTTTTCGTCTCTTTGCAGCGTGAGCCAAAACCCGAAGGTTACAGCCACCCGGTTCAATTCACTGTCGAAGAGTTGACTGCCATCCTGTCCGGGTTTTCCTTTCGTGAAAAGCAGAGATTGCCGTTGCGCTGGTTTGCGGAGGAGGTTCCGCCGAGAGAAATTTTCCGGAGGGATGAACTGGAAGCGATTGTGCCTCCCTTGGTCGATGCGCTGCAGAAGGCATCCCCCGAAGAGCGTGTGTATTTCCAGGTTTTGGCGCCAGGAATGAATCCGGCGTACGAGCGGGATACGACCGCAGGCTGGATCGCCATTCACGAGCCGTATTTTCACCTCACGCTCGAACATTACCACGCCATGTTTCCCACCAGAAAATCGGAACAGTGGGATCTTCGATATCCCGCTCTGCCGCCCGATCCCAAGACGTTCCTGCTGTACTTCGAGCCGGGACGGTTTTGGGAAACCGATCCCGTGACTCATCGCCCATCCGTGCAGTACCGCGAATTCTTGAAGGCAGTGCCGACCAAGTAACGCCGTCGAAGGTCGGCAACTCGAATTATTTCCACACTCATATCCAATCATTTTCGGAGGTCGGTCATGATGTTGCGGAGATGGTTTTCCCAAATGGGCTTCGGACCTCGAGCCGCCAAGGCGATCGTTGCAATGAATGCTGCAGTCCTGTTGAGCCTAGTCCCCGATCTCGGGCAAGCAGTAGATTCGGGAAAATTAGTCGAGAAGAACGGCGAATACGTCTTCGTCGAAAGCATGGACCCCGCCACGCGCTTGCTGTTGGAGCGGTCCTACGAAAAAGGCATCATCACACAAGAAGAGCGTGATAAGGCCATCAAGGAGTCCGAATCCCGCGCCTATCTGATGCAGCCGAGCTTCAAGCTTTGGTACGACCGGGGATTCAATTTCTCGATGAACGACAACGCCTTTCTTCTCAAGATCAGGGGACGCCTGCAAATGCGGGAAACGACCAGGTGGAGAAACGACGCGTGGAGAAATCCGGGAGATGCAAAGAATTATCCGGAATTGCTCGGAGTTTTCGGAGACTATCGCGCCAATCGATCGGACGATTTCTACACGCAATTCAACATACGCCGGGCCCGGCTGCTGTTCCTCGGCCACCTCATCAATCCCGATTTCAAGTATTTCGTTCAGCTGGGATTCGAAACTGCGGAGAACGCCCAGACGCCCGGAGCCGCAAATTTGCTCGACTTCTATTTTCTGAGCACGCACTTTTCGTTGTTCAACGTGCAAGCCGGTCAATACAAGGTGTTCTTCAACCGGTCCCAGATCAATAACACCGCGTCCATGCAGTTTGCCGAACGCTCCTTGGTTCAGGATGCCTTCACCGCCAGCGGTCTCA from Nitrospira japonica harbors:
- a CDS encoding substrate-binding domain-containing protein; protein product: MGIKHRAESVDHFRNELKNLRNARGLSQGELASRAGITRQAVSSIESNLYLPTTAVALRLAAALSCRVEELFSLIRPVERIQGTLVGRVPERDPSRPPVRVKVAQVGSRIVVRPVMGLGDVLSCAVGADGYLTEPASYSDGSTVEVMLSRDRQAVEQEISVAGCDPAIFLAGEHMRRRKDQTSVVGWTMGSMAALRSLQRGEVHVAGLHLFDPATGESNLPFVRRALKGSAYDVVTFATWEEGLLVRKGNPKSIRTAADLAEPTVTLLNREEGAGARLLLDRQLREAGIDPARVRGYDRIASSHFEVARAIAGQQADVGIGIRAAAQYFELDFVPLQSARYDLVVPKAYLTSHPTLAHLFETIVSRQFRNEIEALGGYDTTQTGTMHVLRG
- a CDS encoding YezD family protein translates to MRSLSNSTELSDHNVHRQVEQAIIHALKGIRFGSVEIIVHDSKVVQIERKEKTRFDADLSR
- the modA gene encoding molybdate ABC transporter substrate-binding protein, encoding MNLKHIIVLAGVLASGFATSGHTFEQFVIAASPSMRLPVEALGRQFEAAHPDVRVRLHLDSGLDLRRTIAGMENSTKGKYFIGSGPIHLVAPGGDELITRLEQKYYVLPGTRRVYAEERLVMVVPESLVDAPASFEALKTAGRLRIAVGDSEKTTLGQKTQQLLTALGVWDDVKERLDEAADTRAVIDHVLNGQADVGIVFGPDAARENQRLRVVAEAERNLVAPVLHSMAMERYCPNRALCGEFLEFIQSPQAQDTLKGLGYVSPVRVPSSHAR